A region from the Sander vitreus isolate 19-12246 chromosome 1, sanVit1, whole genome shotgun sequence genome encodes:
- the ubl7b gene encoding ubiquitin-like protein 7b isoform X1 yields the protein MSSTPKKIKMKVEMASSDWHLSLKLANHPKSTFHFPDMMPGDVPPGGYRIATLKQLVAAQTPDSIPDPELIELVHCGRKLKDDLTLDACGIQPGSTLHILKKTWPEPGSSSEPVNRATAAREFRVFHAALHSLNSAYRDSVYKMLTNKESLDQIIVATPGLRSDPVALGVLQDKDLFVQFTDPNMLDVLISSHPALVNAIILVLHSVAGSMPAQSSASSSRNVSASSYSDMPGGFMFEGMSDDEEDFQSGSPAGPSNRAGGSSGLRPVSLSHSGATGPRPITQSELATALALASTPDSSAVTPTTSSQADPSSGVAPMPAGTPVSNDLFSHALQQALQASNMSALQGRWQSQMQQLRDMGIQDEELMLRALQATDGDIQAALELIFAGGPGL from the exons ATGTCAAGCACCCCAAAAAAGATCAAGATGAAG GTAGAGATGGCTTCTTCAGACTGGCACCTGTCTTTGAAGCTGGCGAATCATCCCAAATCCACCTTCCACTTCCCAGACATGATGCCAGGGGATGTTCCACCTGGAGGATACAGAATCGCTACTTTAAAACAACTTGTTGCAGCACAGACCCCAGATTCCATCCCAGATCCTGAACTAATAG AGCTGGTCCACTGTGGGCGGAAACTTAAGGACGACCTAACTCTGGATGCCTGTGGGATTCAACCGGGATCCACCTTACACATCCTCAAAAAGACTTGGCCAGAGCCAGGGAGCAGCTcag AGCCTGTGAACAGAGCAACTGCAGCTAGGGAGTTCAGGGTGTTTCATGCTGCTCTTCACTCTCTCAACTCTGCCTACAGAGACTCA GTATATAAAATGCTGACAAATAAAGAGTCTCTGGATCAGATCATCGTGGCTACACCAGGGCTCAGGTCAGACCCAGTCGCCCTAG GGGTGCTCCAAGACAAAGATCTCTTCGTGCAGTTCACAGACCCTAACATGCTGGATGT ATTGATCAGTTCACACCCAGCCCTCGTCAACGCCATCATCCTGGTCCTGCACTCTGTGGCAGGCAGCATGCCCGCTCAGTCCAGTGCGAGCTCTTCTCGCAACGTCTCTGCCAGTTCTTACAGTGACATGCCAG GGGGCTTCATGTTTGAGGGCATGTCTGACGATGAGGAAGATTTCCAGTCC GGGAGCCCAGCAGGTCCCTCCAACCGAGCGGGAGGCTCATCAGGATTGCGACCAGTTTCTCTGAGCCACAGTGGAGCGACAGGCCCTCGACCAATAACGCAGAGCGAGCTGGCAACAGCTTTGGCCCTCGCCAGCACTCCTGACAGCAGTGCGGTCACTCCAACAACTTCAAGCCAG GCGGACCCCTCCAGTGGCGTAGCCCCTATGCCAGCAGGGACCCCAGTCAGTAACGATCTCTTCAGCCACGCTCTACAGCAAGCTCTGCAAGCCTCCAACATGTCTGCTCTACAG GGCCGCTGGCAGTCCCAGATGCAGCAGCTCAGGGACATGGGGATCCAGGATGAGGAGCTAATGCTGAGGGCGCTGCAGGCCACAGATGGTGACATCCAGGCTGCCCTGGAGCTCATATTTGCCGGAGGCCCAGGACTCTGA
- the ubl7b gene encoding ubiquitin-like protein 7b isoform X2, whose amino-acid sequence MASSDWHLSLKLANHPKSTFHFPDMMPGDVPPGGYRIATLKQLVAAQTPDSIPDPELIELVHCGRKLKDDLTLDACGIQPGSTLHILKKTWPEPGSSSEPVNRATAAREFRVFHAALHSLNSAYRDSVYKMLTNKESLDQIIVATPGLRSDPVALGVLQDKDLFVQFTDPNMLDVLISSHPALVNAIILVLHSVAGSMPAQSSASSSRNVSASSYSDMPGGFMFEGMSDDEEDFQSGSPAGPSNRAGGSSGLRPVSLSHSGATGPRPITQSELATALALASTPDSSAVTPTTSSQADPSSGVAPMPAGTPVSNDLFSHALQQALQASNMSALQGRWQSQMQQLRDMGIQDEELMLRALQATDGDIQAALELIFAGGPGL is encoded by the exons ATGGCTTCTTCAGACTGGCACCTGTCTTTGAAGCTGGCGAATCATCCCAAATCCACCTTCCACTTCCCAGACATGATGCCAGGGGATGTTCCACCTGGAGGATACAGAATCGCTACTTTAAAACAACTTGTTGCAGCACAGACCCCAGATTCCATCCCAGATCCTGAACTAATAG AGCTGGTCCACTGTGGGCGGAAACTTAAGGACGACCTAACTCTGGATGCCTGTGGGATTCAACCGGGATCCACCTTACACATCCTCAAAAAGACTTGGCCAGAGCCAGGGAGCAGCTcag AGCCTGTGAACAGAGCAACTGCAGCTAGGGAGTTCAGGGTGTTTCATGCTGCTCTTCACTCTCTCAACTCTGCCTACAGAGACTCA GTATATAAAATGCTGACAAATAAAGAGTCTCTGGATCAGATCATCGTGGCTACACCAGGGCTCAGGTCAGACCCAGTCGCCCTAG GGGTGCTCCAAGACAAAGATCTCTTCGTGCAGTTCACAGACCCTAACATGCTGGATGT ATTGATCAGTTCACACCCAGCCCTCGTCAACGCCATCATCCTGGTCCTGCACTCTGTGGCAGGCAGCATGCCCGCTCAGTCCAGTGCGAGCTCTTCTCGCAACGTCTCTGCCAGTTCTTACAGTGACATGCCAG GGGGCTTCATGTTTGAGGGCATGTCTGACGATGAGGAAGATTTCCAGTCC GGGAGCCCAGCAGGTCCCTCCAACCGAGCGGGAGGCTCATCAGGATTGCGACCAGTTTCTCTGAGCCACAGTGGAGCGACAGGCCCTCGACCAATAACGCAGAGCGAGCTGGCAACAGCTTTGGCCCTCGCCAGCACTCCTGACAGCAGTGCGGTCACTCCAACAACTTCAAGCCAG GCGGACCCCTCCAGTGGCGTAGCCCCTATGCCAGCAGGGACCCCAGTCAGTAACGATCTCTTCAGCCACGCTCTACAGCAAGCTCTGCAAGCCTCCAACATGTCTGCTCTACAG GGCCGCTGGCAGTCCCAGATGCAGCAGCTCAGGGACATGGGGATCCAGGATGAGGAGCTAATGCTGAGGGCGCTGCAGGCCACAGATGGTGACATCCAGGCTGCCCTGGAGCTCATATTTGCCGGAGGCCCAGGACTCTGA